The genomic interval CATGCCGTCGAGCGGGGCGATAACGCCGCCGAGCACATGAAAAAGCCCGTTGAACTCGTGTACCGCTTCTATCGTCTGCACATCCTGAGGCTGCTCGACAATGCAAATGGTGTGCCGGTCGCGCCTGGGATCCGAGCAAACCTCGCACAGATCGTCCTCGGTATAGGCTCCGCAGATTCTGCAGGGTTTGATTCTCTCATGCAGCACCGATATGTCCCGAGCAAGCTGATCGCACAGCGACTTATCCGTTTTCAGAAGATAATGAGCGATGCGGGACGCGCTTTTTTTACCGACGCCCGGAAGCCGCGAAAAGGAATCGATAAGATCGTCGAGGGCGTTCATAAACCGGGAAAGCCCCCGGGCATTCCGGCGGCCATCGGACCGAGCTTGGCCTTGAGCAATTCTTTCACCTTATTCGAAGCGTCGGCATGGGCTGCTACGATCAAATCCTGCAGCATGGGAATGTCCCGCTGGTCCACCGCGATCGGATCGAGCTGGATGCCGGTCATGCCGAAGTGTCCGTTCAAGACGACTTTCACAATTCCGCCGCCCGCTGATCCGGTAACGGACACAGTCTCCAGTTCG from Teretinema zuelzerae carries:
- a CDS encoding YbaB/EbfC family nucleoid-associated protein → MNPFDMLKNAKAIQEQIAKVQSELETVSVTGSAGGGIVKVVLNGHFGMTGIQLDPIAVDQRDIPMLQDLIVAAHADASNKVKELLKAKLGPMAAGMPGGFPGL
- the recR gene encoding recombination mediator RecR yields the protein MNALDDLIDSFSRLPGVGKKSASRIAHYLLKTDKSLCDQLARDISVLHERIKPCRICGAYTEDDLCEVCSDPRRDRHTICIVEQPQDVQTIEAVHEFNGLFHVLGGVIAPLDGMGPEQLNLSGLLARISAESVTEVILATNPTVEGDTTALYIQRILKNSNVSVTRLASGLPVGGDLEYADRLTLARSFRGRTSL